The following coding sequences are from one Deltaproteobacteria bacterium window:
- a CDS encoding NAD(P)-dependent oxidoreductase: MTATAGKVPEQRSENTFVDYKPAFTDAQALAEANRCLYCFDAPCTEACPTSIDVAGFIRKIATGNLKGSARTIFSSNVFGMTCSRVCPVETLCAGACVYHEMEAPPIEIGRLQRHVTDLAYAEGWQFFEAGPDTGKKVVLVGAGPASLAAAHRLRRYGHQVTIYEKREVLGGLSTWGIAPHKTRADTALAEVEWVLSIGGIEVKTGVEVGGPEGPSWEEIQTGADALFVGIGLGSDTTMGVPGEDLPGVEGAVDFIERMKLGEVDLQGIRHAAVVGGGNTALDAVRELLTLGVEGVTLLYRRTEREMPGYVHEWDAAKKEGALALWRAVPVAYEGDPRIERVRIVAVDEERKPIEGTESEVPVDLVLLAIGQQKLAEVPAGLEGVMLDRGKVRVDGRQATGRPGVFAGGDCVNGGKEVVNAVDEGQKAADAIHELLGGNHA; encoded by the coding sequence ATGACCGCAACCGCCGGCAAGGTCCCCGAGCAACGCTCGGAGAATACCTTCGTCGATTACAAGCCCGCGTTCACGGACGCCCAGGCCCTGGCAGAGGCGAACCGCTGCCTCTACTGCTTCGACGCTCCCTGCACCGAGGCCTGCCCCACCTCCATCGACGTGGCTGGCTTCATCCGGAAGATCGCGACGGGCAACCTGAAGGGCTCGGCCCGGACGATCTTCTCCTCCAACGTCTTCGGCATGACCTGCTCGCGGGTCTGCCCGGTCGAGACCCTCTGCGCGGGCGCCTGCGTCTACCACGAGATGGAGGCCCCCCCGATCGAGATCGGCCGCCTCCAGCGGCACGTCACCGACCTCGCCTACGCGGAGGGCTGGCAGTTCTTCGAGGCGGGCCCGGACACCGGCAAGAAGGTGGTGCTGGTCGGCGCCGGCCCGGCCTCCCTGGCCGCGGCCCACCGCCTGCGCCGCTACGGCCACCAGGTCACGATCTACGAGAAGCGGGAGGTCCTCGGCGGCCTCTCCACCTGGGGCATCGCCCCCCACAAGACCCGGGCCGACACCGCCCTGGCCGAGGTCGAGTGGGTGCTCTCCATCGGAGGCATCGAGGTGAAGACCGGGGTCGAGGTCGGCGGCCCGGAGGGTCCCTCCTGGGAGGAGATCCAAACCGGGGCCGACGCCCTCTTCGTCGGAATAGGGCTCGGTAGCGATACGACCATGGGTGTGCCCGGTGAGGACCTCCCCGGCGTCGAGGGCGCCGTGGACTTCATCGAGCGGATGAAGCTGGGCGAGGTCGATCTCCAGGGCATCCGCCACGCGGCCGTGGTCGGCGGCGGCAACACCGCCCTGGACGCGGTCCGCGAGCTGCTCACCCTGGGCGTGGAGGGCGTGACCCTCCTCTACCGTCGCACCGAGCGCGAGATGCCCGGCTACGTCCACGAGTGGGACGCCGCCAAGAAGGAGGGGGCCCTGGCCCTCTGGCGCGCGGTGCCGGTGGCCTACGAGGGCGACCCCCGCATCGAGCGGGTGCGGATCGTCGCGGTCGACGAGGAGCGCAAGCCCATCGAGGGCACCGAGAGCGAGGTGCCGGTGGATCTGGTCCTCCTCGCCATCGGCCAGCAGAAGCTTGCCGAGGTCCCCGCGGGCCTCGAGGGCGTCATGCTCGACCGGGGCAAGGTGAGGGTGGACGGGCGCCAGGCCACCGGCCGCCCCGGCGTCTTCGCCGGCGGTGACTGCGTGAACGGCGGCAAGGAGGTCGTCAACGCGGTGGACGAGGGCCAGAAGGCCGCCGACGCCATCCACGAGCTGCTCGGAGGGAACCATGCCTAG
- a CDS encoding TolC family protein, producing the protein MRQRDLMKAVHVHVYVTLLVAGLSGSPRAALAEEAAAAEGQASVLSLEEALATAKQHNPDLAAMQARVDGARTAIRKAWSYYLPQVSLGGSWTMNSTEASLAFPNFEAGFSFTPDGSMVPNELMDMEIQKKHQLGARLEVQQPIFVAPLIPMIAQAGDGVKLAELGAETATREILFGTFQAYLFAAGLKEAINLGEEQVALIQKHARSAEAALAVDMASELQVLRAKIEVGKAEQELARTRAAYDAARGGLATLLARKDIDFEVERPTLFEGDDPEVAGELEALLERSRELRPELESTRIAQDMGARGKQAVWAKFLPTIGAGWTYTHANVQGFSGENGTWALMAYASIPLYDGGLRYAELKEADAKIREAEAQARSMRLRVRREVRQARLDIQSARANLAKAQEQVVLARANWEAVEKAFAVGASSAIELSDASTALRGAELMRISEEINLALAQVSLRKAVGLSLIPR; encoded by the coding sequence ATGAGGCAGCGTGACCTGATGAAGGCCGTGCACGTGCACGTGTACGTGACCCTGCTCGTGGCCGGGCTCTCGGGGAGCCCCCGGGCCGCCCTGGCCGAGGAGGCCGCGGCCGCGGAGGGCCAGGCCAGCGTCCTCTCCCTCGAGGAGGCCCTGGCCACCGCGAAGCAGCACAACCCCGACCTCGCCGCGATGCAGGCCCGGGTGGACGGCGCGCGCACCGCCATCCGCAAGGCCTGGTCCTACTACCTGCCCCAGGTCTCCCTGGGGGGCAGCTGGACCATGAACTCGACCGAGGCCTCGCTGGCCTTCCCCAACTTCGAGGCCGGCTTCTCCTTCACCCCCGACGGCTCGATGGTCCCCAACGAGCTGATGGACATGGAGATCCAGAAGAAGCACCAGCTGGGTGCGCGCCTGGAGGTCCAGCAGCCCATCTTCGTGGCGCCCCTGATCCCGATGATCGCGCAGGCCGGGGACGGGGTGAAGCTGGCCGAGCTGGGGGCCGAGACCGCCACCCGCGAGATCCTCTTCGGCACCTTCCAGGCCTACCTCTTCGCCGCCGGCCTCAAGGAGGCCATCAACCTGGGGGAGGAGCAGGTCGCGCTGATCCAGAAGCACGCGAGGAGCGCCGAGGCTGCCCTCGCGGTGGACATGGCCTCCGAGCTGCAGGTGCTCCGCGCCAAGATCGAGGTGGGGAAGGCCGAGCAGGAGCTCGCCCGCACCCGGGCCGCCTATGACGCCGCCCGCGGTGGGCTGGCCACGCTGCTGGCCCGCAAGGACATCGACTTCGAGGTCGAGCGGCCGACCCTCTTCGAGGGTGACGATCCCGAGGTGGCCGGCGAGCTGGAGGCCCTCCTCGAGCGCTCGCGGGAGCTGCGGCCCGAGCTGGAGTCCACCCGCATCGCCCAGGACATGGGCGCCCGCGGCAAGCAGGCCGTCTGGGCCAAGTTCCTGCCCACCATCGGCGCCGGCTGGACCTACACCCACGCCAACGTCCAGGGCTTCTCGGGCGAGAACGGCACCTGGGCCCTGATGGCCTACGCCTCGATCCCCCTCTACGACGGTGGCCTGCGCTACGCCGAGCTCAAGGAGGCCGACGCGAAGATCCGCGAGGCCGAGGCGCAGGCGCGCTCGATGCGGCTGCGGGTGCGGCGGGAGGTGCGTCAGGCGCGCCTCGACATCCAGAGCGCGCGAGCCAACCTGGCCAAGGCTCAGGAGCAGGTCGTCCTGGCCCGCGCCAACTGGGAGGCGGTCGAGAAGGCCTTCGCCGTGGGCGCCAGCTCGGCCATCGAGCTCAGCGACGCCTCCACCGCCCTGCGGGGCGCCGAGCTGATGCGGATCTCGGAGGAGATCAACCTGGCGCTGGCCCAGGTGAGCCTGCGCAAGGCCGTGGGCCTCTCGCTCATTCCCCGGTAG
- a CDS encoding thiamine pyrophosphate-binding protein codes for MGYVQGGRIVADALKAEGVSHLFTLCGGHIDAIYQGCHDLGIRVVDFRHEQSAAHTADGWARATGRPGVAAVTAGPGVTDAVTAVANAYRAQVPMVLIGGQGPRLFADMGSLQDMNHVELMRPITKWAVSVPETRRLGEYVQSALRVATQGVPGPVFLEMPLDVLMNTASEDEVVAYPGYRSEARVAPDPAYLAEAARLVSAAERPMLIVGSQIRWSSDPQALARLLESHPLPTFLSGMARGLLPASHPALLQRVRRQALAEADLIFVLGTPLDFRLGYGKEGLAFAPGAKVIQVDLDGTEIGRNRPIDVGLVGDSGLTLAALHRALGEGGASGAAADFLGRLKEADAGKIAKMSAERDSDASPINPLRLCAELDARLDDDAIVVGDGGDFVATAAYNLELKTPFSWLDPGPLGTLGVGPGYAMAAKLAHPDRQVVIVFGDGSFGLNGMEVEAMVRQGIDVKMVIGNDACWTQIARAQRDMYGEERMIATPLSYARYDQVAQGLGGHGEWVEAPEEIGPALDRAFAADRAAVVNVKIGASDFRKGAISV; via the coding sequence ATGGGCTACGTACAGGGCGGAAGGATCGTGGCGGACGCGTTGAAGGCCGAGGGGGTGAGCCACCTCTTCACTCTCTGCGGGGGCCACATCGACGCCATCTACCAGGGCTGCCACGACCTGGGGATCCGGGTCGTGGACTTCCGCCACGAGCAGAGCGCCGCCCACACCGCCGACGGCTGGGCCCGGGCCACCGGCCGGCCGGGGGTGGCGGCGGTCACCGCCGGCCCGGGGGTCACCGACGCGGTCACCGCCGTGGCGAACGCCTACCGGGCGCAGGTGCCGATGGTGCTGATCGGGGGGCAGGGGCCCCGGCTCTTCGCCGACATGGGCTCCCTCCAGGACATGAACCACGTGGAGCTGATGCGGCCCATCACCAAGTGGGCGGTGAGCGTCCCCGAGACCCGCCGGCTGGGTGAGTACGTCCAGAGCGCCCTGCGGGTGGCGACCCAGGGGGTGCCGGGGCCGGTCTTCCTGGAGATGCCCCTCGACGTCCTGATGAACACCGCCTCCGAGGACGAGGTGGTGGCCTACCCCGGGTATCGCAGCGAGGCCCGGGTGGCTCCGGATCCGGCCTACCTGGCCGAGGCGGCGCGGCTGGTCTCGGCCGCCGAGCGCCCGATGCTGATCGTGGGCTCCCAGATCCGCTGGAGCTCCGATCCCCAGGCCCTGGCGCGGCTGCTGGAGTCCCACCCCCTGCCCACCTTCCTCTCGGGCATGGCCCGCGGGCTCCTGCCGGCGAGCCACCCGGCCCTCCTCCAGCGGGTGCGGCGCCAGGCCCTGGCCGAGGCCGACCTCATCTTCGTCCTGGGGACGCCGCTCGACTTCCGGCTGGGCTACGGCAAGGAGGGCCTGGCCTTCGCCCCCGGGGCGAAGGTGATCCAGGTCGATCTGGACGGCACCGAGATCGGCCGGAACCGGCCCATCGACGTGGGGCTGGTCGGCGACAGCGGGCTGACCCTGGCGGCCCTCCACCGGGCGCTGGGGGAGGGTGGGGCGAGCGGCGCGGCCGCCGACTTCCTGGGCCGCCTCAAGGAGGCCGACGCCGGGAAGATCGCCAAGATGTCGGCGGAGCGGGACAGCGACGCCTCGCCCATCAACCCCCTGCGCCTCTGCGCCGAGCTGGACGCGCGGCTGGACGACGACGCCATCGTGGTGGGGGACGGCGGTGACTTCGTGGCCACCGCCGCCTACAACCTCGAGCTGAAGACCCCCTTCTCCTGGCTCGACCCGGGCCCCCTGGGCACCCTCGGCGTGGGCCCCGGCTACGCCATGGCCGCGAAGCTGGCCCACCCCGACCGGCAGGTGGTCATCGTCTTCGGCGACGGCTCCTTCGGCCTCAACGGGATGGAGGTCGAGGCCATGGTCCGCCAGGGCATCGACGTGAAGATGGTCATCGGCAACGACGCCTGCTGGACCCAGATCGCCCGGGCCCAGCGGGACATGTACGGCGAGGAGCGGATGATCGCCACGCCCCTCTCCTACGCGCGCTACGACCAAGTGGCCCAGGGACTGGGCGGCCACGGCGAGTGGGTCGAGGCCCCGGAGGAGATCGGGCCGGCGCTGGATCGGGCCTTCGCCGCTGACCGGGCCGCGGTGGTCAACGTGAAGATCGGCGCCTCGGACTTCCGCAAGGGAGCCATCTCGGTCTGA
- a CDS encoding MarR family transcriptional regulator, with product MTTKKNETLEESVARLHAVLVGMGRYGPLRDHLDFDLSDLTAGQVHVLARLGHDGPLPMGELARRIGISLPGCTRLVDRMKDAGHVLRERDTEDRRVVIVRLAAAGRRLFEQIDEGARVKMQGLLSVLEPDDRQQFVDILEKLATGIARLIEEDPGVLENAS from the coding sequence ATGACCACCAAGAAGAACGAGACCCTGGAAGAGAGCGTCGCCCGCCTGCACGCCGTGCTGGTCGGGATGGGGCGCTACGGTCCCCTGCGCGATCACCTGGACTTCGACCTCTCCGATCTGACGGCGGGGCAGGTCCACGTGCTCGCCCGGCTGGGCCACGACGGCCCCCTGCCCATGGGCGAGCTCGCCCGCCGCATCGGCATCTCGCTGCCCGGCTGCACTCGCCTGGTCGATCGGATGAAGGACGCTGGCCACGTGCTGCGCGAGCGCGACACCGAGGACCGGCGGGTGGTGATAGTGAGGCTGGCGGCCGCGGGCCGGCGGCTCTTCGAGCAGATCGACGAGGGGGCCCGCGTGAAGATGCAGGGCCTCCTCTCGGTGCTCGAGCCGGACGACCGGCAGCAGTTCGTGGACATCCTGGAGAAGCTGGCGACGGGGATCGCCCGGCTCATCGAAGAGGACCCCGGCGTCCTGGAGAACGCATCATGA
- the preA gene encoding NAD-dependent dihydropyrimidine dehydrogenase subunit PreA, producing MPSLKTNCAGITSPNPFWLASAPPANSGAQVMRAFDAGWGGAVWKTLGQPIQNVSSRFGAINHRNSRAVGFNNIELITDRSLETNFKEIAEVKKRFPEHAVVVSLMVDTREEWNEMVKRSIDAGADGLELNFGCPHGMCERGMGSAVGQEPKINELITSWVAEASSIPVLVKLTPNVSDIVPHGLAAQRGGADGVSLINTIKSIVGVDIDTFVPYPSVGKRSTNGGYCGAAVKPIALHMVAALARDKEFGIPISGIGGITNWRDAVEFMLLGSSSVQVCTEVMLKGYRIVEDMIEGLEEYMRSHGFETLDELIGKAIPAYSEWGDLDINYESVARIDEEKCIGCQVCVVACEDGAHQCIHVDTSADPENRVPHVDEDECVGCNLCQIVCPVPDCISMVELDNGYPEVTWNQHVASGTEIRPKKGAH from the coding sequence ATGCCTAGCCTCAAGACCAACTGCGCCGGGATCACCTCCCCCAACCCCTTCTGGCTGGCCTCCGCGCCGCCGGCGAACTCGGGCGCCCAGGTCATGCGCGCCTTCGACGCCGGCTGGGGCGGCGCGGTCTGGAAGACCCTGGGTCAGCCGATCCAGAACGTCTCCAGCCGCTTCGGCGCCATCAACCATCGCAACTCGCGGGCGGTGGGCTTCAACAACATCGAGCTGATCACCGACCGCTCCCTGGAGACCAACTTCAAGGAGATCGCCGAGGTCAAGAAGCGCTTCCCCGAGCACGCCGTCGTGGTGTCCCTGATGGTCGACACCCGCGAGGAGTGGAACGAGATGGTGAAGCGCAGCATCGACGCCGGCGCGGACGGCCTCGAGCTGAACTTCGGCTGCCCCCACGGGATGTGCGAGCGGGGCATGGGCTCGGCGGTGGGCCAGGAGCCCAAGATCAACGAGCTGATCACCTCCTGGGTCGCCGAGGCCTCCTCGATCCCGGTGCTGGTGAAGCTCACCCCGAACGTCAGCGACATCGTGCCCCACGGCCTGGCGGCCCAGCGGGGTGGCGCCGACGGCGTCTCGCTGATCAACACCATCAAGAGCATCGTCGGCGTCGACATCGACACCTTCGTGCCCTACCCCTCCGTGGGCAAGCGCTCCACCAACGGCGGCTACTGCGGCGCCGCGGTGAAGCCCATCGCGCTGCACATGGTCGCGGCCCTGGCCCGGGACAAGGAGTTCGGGATCCCGATCAGCGGCATCGGCGGCATCACCAACTGGCGCGACGCCGTGGAGTTCATGCTCCTGGGCAGCTCCAGCGTGCAGGTCTGCACCGAGGTCATGCTCAAGGGCTACCGGATCGTCGAGGACATGATCGAGGGCCTCGAGGAGTACATGCGCTCGCATGGCTTCGAGACCCTCGACGAGCTCATCGGCAAGGCCATCCCCGCCTACTCCGAGTGGGGCGACCTCGACATCAACTACGAGTCGGTCGCCCGCATCGACGAGGAGAAGTGCATCGGCTGCCAGGTCTGCGTCGTCGCCTGCGAGGACGGCGCCCACCAGTGCATCCACGTCGACACCAGCGCCGACCCGGAGAACCGGGTGCCGCACGTCGACGAGGACGAGTGCGTGGGCTGCAACCTCTGCCAGATCGTCTGCCCGGTGCCCGACTGCATCTCCATGGTCGAGCTGGACAACGGCTACCCCGAGGTCACCTGGAACCAGCACGTGGCCTCCGGCACCGAGATCCGCCCCAAGAAGGGCGCTCACTAG
- a CDS encoding efflux RND transporter periplasmic adaptor subunit, translating to MKTGSWKLLPLLLLPLALIAGCPSGEEEAAEKEEKARPVRGADVGTADLVHHVEVIGELQGKEEVRVFAQVPERIKRLEVSEGQTVKQGQLIAVLRGDLQADGVRQAEAGLEAVRASVGALKDQVRRAKALVEAGTLPRSQLEGLESQLRASEAQERQLEAGVSAATSQRNMTMIRAPITGTIAGLTLQEGDMVAPTMPLLTIVDASSLVLKLRVPERDFLRVRPEMPVTVSPLAANEVSVSASVTMTGPVVDRMSRTGLVEIDIPDAEHRLVPGSAVRVRIEISRRPDVIQVPAAAVILTPATERTGEALAFVIEDGTARKKTIRVGERQGDDLEVIEGLAVGERLVVSGAHLLREGQAVEDVAAKSAAAAGEREAS from the coding sequence ATGAAGACTGGATCCTGGAAGCTCCTGCCCCTGCTCCTCCTGCCCCTGGCGCTGATCGCCGGCTGCCCCTCCGGCGAGGAGGAGGCGGCCGAGAAGGAGGAGAAGGCCCGCCCGGTGCGGGGCGCCGACGTCGGCACCGCCGACCTCGTCCACCACGTCGAGGTCATCGGCGAGCTGCAGGGCAAGGAGGAGGTGCGGGTCTTCGCCCAGGTGCCCGAGCGCATCAAGCGCCTCGAGGTGAGCGAGGGCCAGACCGTCAAGCAGGGTCAGCTCATCGCGGTGCTGCGCGGCGACCTCCAGGCCGACGGCGTGCGCCAGGCCGAGGCGGGCCTCGAGGCGGTGCGCGCGAGCGTGGGCGCGCTGAAGGATCAGGTGCGCCGGGCGAAGGCCCTGGTCGAGGCCGGCACCCTGCCGCGCTCCCAGCTCGAGGGCCTGGAGTCCCAGCTGCGGGCCTCCGAGGCCCAGGAGCGCCAGCTCGAGGCGGGGGTCTCCGCGGCCACCTCCCAGCGGAACATGACGATGATCCGGGCGCCCATCACCGGCACCATCGCCGGCCTCACCCTCCAGGAGGGCGACATGGTGGCCCCCACCATGCCCCTGCTGACCATCGTCGACGCCAGCAGCCTCGTGCTGAAGCTCCGGGTGCCCGAGCGCGACTTCCTGCGGGTGCGGCCCGAGATGCCCGTCACGGTCTCCCCCCTGGCCGCCAACGAGGTGTCGGTCAGCGCCAGCGTCACCATGACCGGGCCGGTGGTCGATCGGATGTCCCGGACGGGCCTGGTCGAGATCGACATCCCCGACGCCGAGCACCGGCTGGTGCCCGGCTCCGCGGTGCGGGTCCGCATCGAGATCAGCCGCCGCCCCGACGTCATCCAGGTGCCCGCCGCGGCGGTCATCCTCACCCCCGCCACCGAGCGCACCGGGGAGGCCCTCGCCTTCGTCATCGAGGACGGCACGGCGCGGAAGAAGACCATCCGGGTCGGCGAGCGGCAGGGGGACGACCTCGAGGTGATCGAGGGGCTCGCGGTCGGCGAGCGGCTGGTCGTCAGCGGCGCCCACCTCCTGCGCGAGGGGCAGGCGGTCGAGGACGTGGCCGCGAAGAGCGCCGCGGCGGCCGGGGAGCGTGAGGCGTCATGA
- a CDS encoding efflux RND transporter permease subunit, whose product MRITELSVRRPVTGVMAFMALTLVGVYSFSQLRLDMLPEMEFPIVAAITTYPGAGPEAIEELVTRPVESALSSLDHVEKITSTSSQGVSLVMVNFAWGTDMALAEQELRKNLELYTYDRLPEGVGRSLTFAFDPSLQPIMFLTVNAPGSSETVRALAEDEIGPAFTRISGVAAAEVLGGAKREIQVRVRPEWLQAYGMEVAQIVGALRGANVIVPGGNLDQGALELSIVTDAQFPDVQSIRETVVGVKGRVPVQLKDVADVVDGFQETTQIIRAEGKSAVMMAIRKQSDANTVQVVRKLYRQLEKIESRLPEGATVTPIFDQAEPITRSISNLSTTALAALIFTAIVLLTFLRSWRSSSIALVSIPLSVLATFMVMAAFDVTLNVISMAGLALAVGMLVDNSIVVLENIFSHQAAGESPAVSAMKGTAEVAMPITASTLTTVAVFAPVLFVPGLAGQLFKDMALTICFSLGASLLVTLTLVPLLSSLIIRQGRKSFGEVTLGRLTRWLDPLSESYGNFLRRALQHRWKVIFLSAGIFGGSLALGATLGIDFMAQADQGMIILDVRAAPGTALSTTDQLFAEAEKIIEREVPEARVVASEFGTGEGIGALFGNSSSKGIIRIRLVPRAERVRSQFEIESVLREKLAVIAGLEIKPFDQGLGAFGGGGDIAVKIAGDDLDQLTDYGLRLVERIKKVEGAADVSFSLEAGRPELQVELDREQIRILGLTPALVAGTINTYFMGTPATMYREAGDEHTVLVRAPREVREDITRLKNLPVITPLGTTVPLATVARISESLGPIAVTRENQRRQGQITMKAEDVPLGTLMERVNVALTDLPAEPGLTVTIGGTAEDLVESFQALGIAILVAILLVYMVMASQFESLLEPFVILFAVPLAGAGVIFAMWVTNTTVQTTVLIGVVLLAGVVVNNGIVLLDVLKHRRLAGEDLVEAAVHAGRMRLRPILMTTITTVLGMVPLSLGLGDGAEIWAPMARSVIGGLSLSAALTLIVVPAGYVTIAGWVDRRKEKKVAKQAARDERAQASLEAGQKRPALHAVEGGKDDDEDSQREVS is encoded by the coding sequence ATGAGGATCACCGAGCTCTCGGTCCGGAGACCCGTCACGGGGGTCATGGCCTTCATGGCCTTGACCCTGGTCGGGGTCTACTCCTTCAGCCAGCTACGCCTGGACATGCTGCCCGAGATGGAGTTCCCCATCGTCGCGGCCATCACCACCTATCCGGGCGCCGGCCCCGAGGCCATCGAGGAGCTGGTCACCCGCCCGGTCGAGTCGGCGCTCTCCTCCCTCGACCACGTCGAGAAGATCACCTCGACCAGCTCGCAGGGCGTGAGCCTGGTGATGGTGAACTTCGCCTGGGGCACCGATATGGCCCTGGCGGAGCAGGAGCTGCGCAAGAACCTCGAGCTCTACACCTACGACCGCCTGCCCGAGGGCGTCGGCCGCTCGCTGACCTTCGCCTTCGACCCCTCGCTGCAGCCGATCATGTTCCTCACGGTGAACGCCCCGGGAAGCTCCGAGACCGTCCGGGCCCTGGCCGAGGACGAGATCGGCCCGGCCTTCACCCGGATCTCCGGGGTGGCGGCGGCGGAGGTGCTCGGCGGCGCCAAGCGAGAGATCCAGGTGCGGGTGCGCCCCGAGTGGCTCCAGGCCTACGGGATGGAGGTCGCCCAGATCGTCGGCGCCCTGCGGGGGGCCAACGTGATCGTGCCCGGCGGCAACCTCGATCAGGGCGCCCTCGAGCTGAGCATCGTCACCGACGCCCAGTTCCCGGACGTCCAGTCGATCCGCGAGACGGTCGTGGGCGTGAAGGGGAGGGTGCCCGTCCAGCTCAAGGACGTCGCCGACGTCGTCGACGGCTTCCAGGAGACCACCCAGATCATCCGGGCCGAGGGCAAGTCCGCGGTGATGATGGCGATCCGGAAGCAGTCGGACGCCAACACGGTGCAGGTGGTCCGCAAGCTCTATCGCCAGCTCGAGAAGATCGAGTCGCGGCTCCCGGAGGGGGCCACCGTCACGCCGATCTTCGACCAGGCCGAGCCCATCACCCGCTCGATCTCGAACCTCTCCACCACGGCCCTGGCGGCGCTGATCTTCACCGCCATCGTGCTGCTCACCTTCCTGCGCAGCTGGCGCAGCTCCTCCATCGCCCTGGTGAGCATCCCCCTCTCGGTGCTCGCGACCTTCATGGTGATGGCGGCCTTCGACGTCACCCTGAACGTCATCTCGATGGCGGGGCTGGCGCTCGCGGTGGGCATGCTGGTCGACAACTCGATCGTGGTGCTGGAGAACATCTTCTCCCACCAGGCCGCGGGCGAGAGCCCGGCCGTCTCGGCGATGAAGGGGACGGCCGAGGTGGCGATGCCCATCACGGCCTCGACCCTGACCACCGTGGCGGTCTTCGCCCCGGTGCTCTTCGTGCCGGGCCTGGCCGGTCAGCTCTTCAAGGACATGGCGCTGACCATCTGCTTCTCCCTCGGCGCCTCGCTGCTGGTCACTCTCACCCTGGTGCCGCTGCTCTCGAGCCTGATCATCCGCCAGGGCCGCAAGTCCTTCGGCGAGGTCACCCTCGGCCGCCTCACGCGCTGGCTGGACCCCCTCTCCGAGAGCTACGGCAACTTCCTGCGGCGGGCCCTCCAGCACCGCTGGAAGGTCATCTTCCTCTCGGCCGGGATCTTCGGCGGCTCCCTGGCCCTGGGCGCCACCCTGGGCATCGACTTCATGGCCCAGGCCGACCAGGGGATGATCATCCTCGACGTGCGGGCCGCGCCCGGAACGGCGCTCTCGACCACCGACCAGCTCTTCGCGGAGGCGGAGAAGATCATCGAGCGCGAGGTCCCCGAGGCCCGGGTCGTCGCCTCCGAGTTCGGCACCGGTGAGGGCATCGGCGCGCTCTTCGGCAACAGCTCCTCCAAGGGCATCATCCGCATCCGGCTGGTCCCCCGGGCCGAGCGCGTGCGCTCGCAGTTCGAGATCGAGTCGGTGCTGCGGGAGAAGCTCGCCGTCATCGCCGGCCTCGAGATCAAGCCCTTCGATCAGGGCCTGGGCGCCTTCGGCGGCGGCGGCGACATCGCCGTGAAGATCGCCGGCGACGACCTCGATCAGCTCACCGACTACGGCCTGCGCCTGGTCGAGCGGATCAAGAAGGTCGAGGGCGCGGCCGACGTCTCCTTCTCCCTGGAGGCCGGCCGCCCCGAGCTGCAGGTCGAGCTCGATCGCGAGCAGATCCGCATCCTGGGCCTGACCCCGGCCCTGGTGGCCGGGACCATCAACACCTACTTCATGGGCACCCCGGCCACGATGTACCGCGAGGCCGGTGACGAGCACACGGTGCTGGTGCGCGCGCCGCGCGAGGTGCGTGAGGACATCACCCGGCTGAAGAACCTGCCGGTGATCACGCCGCTGGGCACCACCGTGCCGCTGGCGACGGTGGCCCGGATCAGCGAGTCCCTCGGGCCCATCGCCGTCACCCGGGAGAACCAGCGCCGGCAGGGCCAGATCACCATGAAGGCCGAGGACGTGCCCCTGGGCACCCTGATGGAGCGGGTGAACGTGGCCCTCACGGACCTGCCCGCCGAGCCGGGCCTCACGGTCACCATCGGCGGCACCGCCGAGGACCTCGTCGAGTCGTTCCAGGCCCTGGGCATCGCCATCCTGGTGGCGATCCTGCTGGTCTACATGGTCATGGCGAGCCAGTTCGAGTCGCTCCTCGAGCCCTTCGTCATCCTCTTCGCCGTGCCCCTGGCGGGCGCCGGCGTGATCTTCGCCATGTGGGTGACCAACACCACGGTGCAGACCACGGTCCTCATCGGCGTCGTGCTCCTGGCCGGCGTGGTCGTGAACAACGGCATCGTCCTCCTCGACGTCCTCAAGCACCGCCGCCTGGCGGGCGAGGACCTCGTCGAGGCCGCGGTGCACGCCGGCCGGATGCGCCTGCGGCCCATCCTCATGACCACCATCACCACGGTGCTGGGCATGGTGCCCCTCTCCCTGGGCCTCGGCGACGGCGCCGAGATCTGGGCGCCCATGGCCCGCTCGGTCATCGGCGGCCTCTCCCTCTCGGCGGCGCTGACCCTGATCGTGGTCCCCGCCGGCTACGTCACCATCGCCGGCTGGGTCGATCGCCGGAAGGAGAAGAAGGTGGCGAAGCAGGCCGCGAGGGACGAGCGGGCGCAGGCCTCGCTCGAGGCCGGGCAGAAGCGGCCCGCCCTCCACGCCGTGGAGGGGGGCAAGGACGACGACGAAGATTCGCAGCGAGAGGTGTCCTGA